Proteins from a genomic interval of Posidoniimonas polymericola:
- a CDS encoding DUF1552 domain-containing protein, which produces MTPLSRRTFLHGVGATLGLPWLEAMASSTAAPTGGLPVCMAWVFAPNGVAGEFWTPEGEGREFKFNKTTAALEPVRDDVLMISNLAHHYARANGDGPGDHARCAATYLTAAQAKKTGGADIYLGESVDQVAARHIGRDTRMPSLELGLEPNQKNGRCDSGYSCAYVSNVSWRSPTQPSGKEISPRRAFERLFGGGADAPEVAERLERRQSVLDFVSGDAQRLRGQLGQTDRRKIDEYFQSVREVEKRIEKTVEMPPLEVPENGVPKEDPEGLGERMRLMYEVIALAFQTDATRVATYMLANAGTNRAYEAIGVRSGHHQITHDRGEEAAKQMQQIDAYLLDEFRQFVERLASIREGEGRLLDRCAIVYGSGIGDGRRHNHDRLPCVVAGQAGGAIATGRHLKLQGETPAANLFVSMLQAANAPVPAFGDSTGPLAGLRA; this is translated from the coding sequence ATGACGCCCCTCTCCCGCAGGACCTTCCTCCACGGCGTCGGCGCCACGCTGGGCCTACCCTGGCTCGAGGCGATGGCGTCGTCCACCGCGGCGCCAACCGGCGGCCTGCCGGTCTGCATGGCCTGGGTGTTCGCCCCCAACGGCGTGGCGGGCGAGTTCTGGACGCCCGAGGGCGAGGGCCGTGAGTTCAAATTCAATAAGACCACTGCCGCGCTCGAGCCGGTCCGCGACGACGTGCTGATGATTTCGAATCTGGCGCACCACTACGCCCGGGCCAACGGCGACGGCCCCGGCGACCACGCCCGCTGCGCGGCGACCTACTTGACCGCTGCGCAGGCCAAGAAGACCGGCGGCGCCGACATCTACCTGGGCGAGTCGGTTGACCAGGTCGCCGCGCGGCACATCGGCCGCGACACGCGGATGCCGTCCCTCGAGCTGGGGCTGGAGCCGAACCAGAAGAACGGCCGCTGCGACTCCGGCTACAGCTGCGCGTACGTGTCGAACGTGTCGTGGCGGTCGCCGACCCAGCCGAGCGGCAAGGAGATCAGCCCCCGTCGGGCGTTCGAGCGGTTGTTCGGCGGTGGCGCCGACGCGCCGGAAGTCGCTGAGCGGCTGGAACGGCGTCAGAGCGTGCTCGATTTTGTTTCGGGCGACGCGCAGCGGCTCCGCGGCCAACTCGGCCAGACGGACCGCCGCAAGATCGACGAGTACTTCCAGAGCGTCCGCGAGGTCGAGAAGCGGATCGAGAAGACTGTCGAGATGCCGCCGCTGGAGGTCCCCGAGAACGGCGTACCGAAGGAAGACCCGGAGGGCCTGGGAGAGCGGATGCGGCTGATGTACGAGGTGATCGCCCTGGCGTTCCAGACCGACGCCACGCGGGTCGCCACCTACATGCTGGCCAACGCCGGCACCAACCGCGCGTACGAGGCGATCGGCGTCCGCTCGGGCCACCACCAGATCACCCATGACCGGGGTGAGGAGGCCGCCAAGCAGATGCAGCAGATCGACGCCTACCTGCTGGACGAATTCCGGCAATTCGTCGAGCGGCTGGCCTCGATCCGCGAAGGGGAGGGCCGCCTGCTCGACCGCTGCGCGATTGTGTACGGGTCGGGCATCGGCGACGGCCGCCGCCACAACCACGACCGGCTGCCGTGCGTAGTGGCCGGCCAGGCCGGCGGCGCGATCGCCACCGGGCGGCACCTCAAGCTGCAGGGCGAGACCCCCGCCGCCAACCTGTTTGTGTCGATGTTGCAGGCGGCCAACGCCCCGGTTCCAGCGTTCGGCGACAGCACCGGGCCGCTGGCTGGCCTGAGGGCTTGA
- a CDS encoding potassium channel family protein → MSVLLRIRRGLTALAVLLVTSVVSYKLVTNAGWLESFYFFVITASTVGYGERSTVSPEVQLLTIAIIMTSSVTVAYTLGVFIQSMIAGQINQALGVMRMTREIQQLSGHNIICGFGRIGQTLAEEFLRRRADFVVVEKEPEAARDAADAGYLVIAGDATDEETLRDAGVQRAKTLIVALHGDADNVFLTLTARNLSDDLRIIARGELPSTEKKLRQAGANEVVLPAVIGARRMAAMVTRPYAAEMMEHFTNHERIDAGLEEITIVAGSPLAGQSVREVAARQRHNLLVVGIRKADGLMVFNPNPDDPLETGDTLIVLGNIADIREFQSSHKL, encoded by the coding sequence TTGTCCGTCCTGCTCCGCATCCGTCGTGGTCTCACAGCGCTCGCGGTGCTGCTGGTGACGTCGGTAGTGAGCTACAAGTTGGTGACCAACGCCGGCTGGTTGGAGTCGTTCTACTTTTTCGTGATTACCGCCTCGACGGTCGGCTACGGCGAACGCTCCACGGTGTCGCCAGAGGTGCAGCTGCTGACCATCGCGATCATCATGACCAGTAGCGTCACGGTCGCTTACACCTTGGGCGTGTTCATCCAGTCGATGATCGCGGGGCAGATCAACCAAGCATTGGGAGTCATGCGGATGACACGTGAGATCCAGCAGCTGTCGGGCCACAACATCATCTGCGGCTTCGGCCGGATAGGGCAGACTCTTGCGGAGGAGTTCCTCCGCCGCCGCGCGGACTTCGTGGTGGTCGAGAAGGAGCCGGAAGCCGCCCGCGACGCCGCCGACGCCGGCTACCTGGTGATCGCCGGCGACGCCACCGACGAGGAGACGCTCCGCGACGCGGGCGTCCAGCGGGCCAAGACGCTGATCGTCGCGCTGCACGGCGACGCCGACAACGTGTTCCTCACGCTCACCGCGCGGAACCTCTCGGACGACCTGCGGATTATCGCGCGGGGCGAGCTGCCGTCGACCGAGAAAAAGCTCCGCCAGGCGGGAGCCAACGAAGTTGTGCTGCCCGCGGTGATCGGCGCGCGACGCATGGCGGCGATGGTCACCCGCCCGTACGCGGCCGAGATGATGGAGCACTTTACCAACCACGAGCGGATCGACGCCGGGCTCGAGGAGATAACGATCGTCGCTGGCAGCCCGCTCGCCGGCCAGTCGGTCAGGGAGGTCGCTGCGCGGCAGCGGCACAACCTGCTGGTGGTCGGCATCCGAAAAGCCGACGGTTTGATGGTCTTTAACCCCAACCCGGACGACCCACTCGAGACCGGTGACACGCTGATTGTACTGGGCAATATTGCAGATATCCGCGAGTTCCAGTCGTCCCACAAGCTCTAG
- the argJ gene encoding bifunctional glutamate N-acetyltransferase/amino-acid acetyltransferase ArgJ: protein MDYQFPKGFQGSGLHCGIKRNAQAEDLALIVSDRPAVGVGVYTRNLVCAAPVQLDRQRTPGDAFRGVVINSGNANACTGERGMADAKQMADWFGEACGFPGEQALVLSTGIIGEHLPLAKIKQGITDVSKQLGSGADSLTLAARGMMTTDTVPKIRGRSFELDGVPVSVVGLAKGAAMIGPSMATMLGVIMTDAAIRPEDAHPALSEAVDESFNCISVDGHTSTNDTVLLLANGAAGGPVVEGKSLSILRATILEVCEDLAQSIPADGEGATHLVTVEVHGCKSRKDAVQIAKTIADSPLVKTAIAGADPNWGRIVSAAGYAGIPFEPESVTLLINGLLVYEHGVPVKFDAEEVSASIRDNRDTGLVLILSEGAESARFWTTDLTAEYVRLNADYHT from the coding sequence ATGGATTATCAGTTCCCCAAGGGCTTCCAGGGCTCTGGGCTGCATTGCGGCATCAAGCGGAACGCCCAGGCCGAAGACCTGGCGTTGATCGTCTCGGACCGGCCGGCGGTTGGCGTCGGCGTGTACACCCGCAACCTGGTCTGCGCGGCGCCGGTGCAGCTCGACCGGCAACGCACCCCCGGCGACGCGTTCCGCGGCGTGGTGATCAACTCCGGCAACGCCAACGCGTGCACCGGCGAACGCGGCATGGCCGACGCCAAACAGATGGCCGACTGGTTCGGCGAGGCGTGCGGCTTCCCCGGCGAGCAGGCCCTGGTCCTCTCCACCGGCATTATCGGAGAGCACCTGCCGCTCGCGAAGATCAAGCAGGGCATCACCGACGTTTCGAAGCAACTCGGCTCAGGCGCCGACTCGCTGACGCTCGCCGCCCGGGGCATGATGACGACTGACACGGTTCCCAAGATCCGCGGCCGCTCGTTCGAGCTCGACGGCGTGCCGGTCAGCGTGGTCGGCCTGGCCAAGGGCGCGGCGATGATCGGCCCGAGCATGGCGACCATGCTCGGTGTGATCATGACCGACGCCGCGATCCGGCCCGAGGACGCGCACCCCGCGCTCTCCGAGGCGGTCGACGAGTCGTTCAACTGCATCAGCGTCGACGGTCACACCAGCACCAACGACACCGTGCTGTTATTGGCCAACGGCGCCGCCGGCGGCCCGGTTGTTGAGGGCAAGTCGCTGTCGATCCTGCGGGCGACGATCCTCGAGGTGTGCGAAGACCTGGCCCAATCGATCCCCGCCGACGGCGAGGGCGCCACCCACCTGGTGACGGTCGAGGTGCACGGCTGCAAAAGTCGCAAGGACGCCGTGCAGATCGCCAAGACCATCGCCGACAGCCCGCTGGTCAAGACCGCCATCGCCGGCGCCGACCCCAACTGGGGCCGCATCGTCTCGGCGGCCGGCTACGCGGGCATCCCGTTCGAGCCCGAGAGCGTGACCCTGCTGATCAACGGCCTGCTTGTGTACGAGCACGGCGTGCCGGTCAAGTTCGACGCCGAGGAGGTCAGCGCATCGATCCGCGACAACCGCGACACCGGCCTGGTGCTGATCCTGTCAGAGGGCGCCGAGTCGGCCCGCTTCTGGACGACCGACCTGACGGCGGAGTACGTGCGACTCAACGCCGACTACCACACTTAA
- a CDS encoding methyl-accepting chemotaxis protein, protein MSSKNIVPINEERAFEVQELFFSVTDLKGVIRFGNEVFTRISGYDEPDLIGKPHNVIRHPDMPRAVFKLLWDYLESDRPIAAYVKNMAKDGRYYWVLATVMPIPGGYLSIRLKPTSPLFAAVKGVYAEALSLERTVEKETGNRKTAMEAATGLILEKLAAHGFADYDAFMSEALSQELVCREAQLREVGYTAPTRFGAAKNAYGALEEQCCMLASKLTAVFSSTGTFKQLSEELSKKYQAIQELGPSLQFLALNARMAASRLGDQGVVQAAVADALGAKSKQAEGFIHSLIERMTPLQHATNKQVFDIAVARFEADMAHAFAAELKDAPPDSHCLRVRESLTAVTDELAKRCGAVMESMQLLDYETHKAQIDVQELITRIVEMKAIQLNGKIEAAASDAKSDFSVIFEEASRYIEGGRTDCGVLLDVLEVSSDEINSFRQLEPELQSDLRTMCDTTERAVSGGLEAVPA, encoded by the coding sequence TCTTCTCGGTTACCGACCTCAAGGGCGTCATCCGGTTCGGCAACGAGGTCTTCACCCGAATCTCCGGGTACGACGAGCCGGACCTGATCGGCAAGCCCCATAACGTCATCCGGCACCCGGATATGCCGCGAGCGGTGTTCAAGCTGCTGTGGGACTACCTCGAGTCCGACCGCCCCATCGCCGCGTACGTCAAGAACATGGCCAAGGACGGGCGGTACTACTGGGTGCTGGCGACCGTCATGCCGATCCCGGGGGGCTACCTCTCGATCCGGCTCAAGCCGACCAGCCCGCTGTTCGCCGCGGTTAAGGGGGTCTACGCCGAAGCGCTGTCGCTCGAGCGGACCGTCGAGAAGGAGACCGGCAACCGCAAGACCGCCATGGAGGCCGCTACCGGGCTGATCCTCGAGAAGCTCGCCGCCCATGGTTTTGCCGACTACGACGCCTTCATGAGCGAGGCCTTGTCGCAGGAGCTGGTCTGCCGCGAGGCCCAACTCCGCGAGGTGGGCTACACGGCCCCAACCAGATTCGGCGCCGCCAAGAACGCCTACGGGGCGCTCGAAGAGCAGTGCTGCATGCTGGCGTCGAAGCTGACGGCCGTCTTCTCCTCGACCGGCACCTTCAAGCAACTGAGCGAGGAGCTCTCCAAGAAGTACCAGGCAATCCAAGAGCTCGGCCCGTCGCTGCAGTTCCTGGCCCTCAACGCCCGCATGGCCGCGTCACGTCTCGGCGACCAGGGCGTGGTCCAGGCCGCCGTGGCGGACGCGCTGGGCGCCAAGAGCAAGCAGGCGGAGGGTTTCATCCACTCGCTGATCGAGCGGATGACCCCGCTGCAGCACGCCACGAACAAGCAGGTGTTCGACATCGCGGTCGCCCGGTTCGAGGCCGACATGGCCCACGCCTTCGCCGCCGAACTCAAGGACGCCCCGCCCGACTCCCACTGCCTGCGTGTGCGTGAGAGCCTGACCGCGGTGACCGACGAGCTCGCGAAGCGGTGCGGCGCGGTGATGGAGTCGATGCAGCTGCTCGACTACGAGACTCACAAGGCCCAGATCGACGTCCAGGAGCTGATCACCCGGATCGTCGAGATGAAGGCGATCCAGCTGAACGGCAAGATCGAGGCCGCCGCCAGCGACGCCAAGAGTGACTTCTCGGTGATCTTCGAAGAGGCGTCCCGCTACATCGAGGGGGGACGCACCGACTGCGGGGTCCTGCTCGACGTGCTGGAGGTCAGCAGCGACGAGATCAACTCGTTCCGTCAGCTCGAGCCCGAGCTGCAGTCCGACCTCCGCACCATGTGCGACACGACCGAGCGGGCCGTCAGTGGCGGGCTAGAAGCCGTGCCCGCGTAG
- a CDS encoding phosphopantothenoylcysteine decarboxylase domain-containing protein has protein sequence MARILITSGPTRQYLDPVRYLTNASSGRMGAALAQAALELGHEVVVVSGPVEVDYPAAARVVPVVSTEEMLEAAQHEFEAADGLIGAAAPCDYRPRLVAEHKIAKTGEPLELRLVETDDVVATLAADKVHPERGQRWVVGFALETEDHRLRALAKLERKHCDLMVSNGAAAMNSETNDVEVLTPTGDVLGHFVGPKEEVARGILSVIQARLIEGPR, from the coding sequence ATGGCCCGCATCCTGATCACCTCCGGCCCGACCAGGCAGTACCTCGACCCGGTCCGGTACCTGACGAACGCCAGCAGCGGCCGGATGGGCGCGGCCCTCGCCCAGGCGGCGCTGGAGCTGGGCCACGAGGTTGTGGTGGTGAGCGGTCCGGTTGAGGTCGACTACCCGGCGGCGGCGCGGGTCGTGCCGGTGGTTTCGACCGAGGAGATGCTCGAGGCCGCGCAGCACGAGTTCGAAGCGGCCGACGGTCTGATCGGCGCCGCGGCGCCTTGCGACTACCGGCCCCGCCTGGTGGCCGAGCACAAAATCGCCAAGACCGGCGAACCTCTCGAGCTGCGGCTTGTCGAAACGGACGACGTGGTCGCTACGCTGGCGGCCGACAAGGTCCACCCGGAGCGGGGCCAGCGGTGGGTGGTAGGCTTCGCCCTCGAGACCGAAGACCACCGCCTGCGGGCCCTCGCCAAGCTCGAACGCAAGCACTGCGACCTGATGGTGTCGAACGGCGCGGCCGCCATGAACTCCGAGACCAACGACGTCGAGGTGCTGACCCCCACGGGCGACGTGCTGGGCCACTTTGTGGGGCCTAAGGAGGAGGTCGCCCGGGGGATCCTCAGCGTGATCCAGGCTCGGCTGATCGAGGGGCCACGTTAG
- a CDS encoding DUF1592 domain-containing protein: protein MLVTALSATLAIAAARANAEPLPDSELVLPFVQQNCIDCHSEGYAESGVMLDHVVGVGQVLGDRHTWGRVLKQVRAGAMPPNGCEEVSDEDRAAFVGQLESLLTYVDPTKPVDPGRVTARRLNKDEYDNTIRDLFGLDLGLANSFPDDDAGYGFDNNGDVLTVSPLHLEKYLAAAEELTARLFISSSRGFHDWIPWEHLQVDGQPKEEKRGLLITPGATVSTTIVATSPGVYRIKCVLLKRDLPEGKSSAAVRLSCGGQELGVYTISEDADGERQLVGDQITLQAGRHPILVEYAVPKLRESSTQSAADLEPLKLNGMELHRERDPSPDAWPPAARALLFDRPAEGDSPRGAVERIVRSVLPRCWRRAVSEDEVQSYAGYAVERIEGGATFEQAVATMVQAALVSPNFLFRVDLAPPQPAGQEGEQETAQVDSASLASRLSYFLWRSTPDDELLDAAGAAKLDSEADLVSQINRMLDDPRSSRFIESFFGQWLGLRKLESLPIDRKVFRSVDSKLKEDMQTETLMLAESIVREDQSVLKLITANYTFVNRSLAKLYGIEGVRGDSFQRVPLTGQPRRGLLTHASVLTLTSYPNRTSPPRRGAWVLENLLGDEPPAPPADVPDLAETQANSPDLPLRDQLELHRTDATCASCHRVMDAVGFGLENYNAIGQWRDKDKGQPIDAAGDLPTGESFSNALELISILESRDEAFAECVTRKMLTFALGRGLEYYDRIAVEGIVESIKADNYQFSQLVREVVLSRPFRQRRIESPAAPVNRKEPS, encoded by the coding sequence ATGTTGGTCACGGCCCTTTCCGCGACGCTCGCGATCGCCGCTGCCCGCGCGAACGCCGAGCCGCTGCCCGACTCGGAACTGGTGCTCCCCTTTGTGCAGCAGAACTGCATCGACTGCCACAGCGAAGGCTACGCCGAGTCGGGCGTCATGCTCGACCACGTTGTCGGCGTCGGCCAGGTGCTGGGCGACCGTCACACCTGGGGCCGCGTGCTGAAGCAGGTCCGCGCCGGAGCGATGCCGCCCAATGGGTGCGAGGAGGTCTCCGACGAAGACCGCGCCGCGTTTGTTGGGCAGCTCGAGTCGCTGCTGACGTACGTCGACCCGACCAAGCCGGTCGACCCGGGGCGCGTCACGGCCCGGCGCCTCAACAAGGACGAGTACGACAACACGATCCGCGACTTGTTCGGCCTCGACCTCGGACTGGCGAACTCCTTCCCGGACGACGACGCCGGCTACGGTTTCGACAACAACGGCGACGTGCTCACCGTCTCGCCGCTGCACCTCGAAAAGTACCTGGCCGCGGCCGAAGAGCTCACCGCCAGGTTGTTCATTAGCAGCAGTCGCGGGTTCCACGACTGGATCCCCTGGGAGCACCTGCAGGTCGACGGGCAACCCAAGGAGGAAAAGAGGGGGCTGCTGATCACCCCGGGCGCCACGGTGTCCACCACGATCGTTGCAACCTCGCCGGGCGTCTACCGAATCAAGTGTGTGCTGCTGAAACGCGACCTGCCGGAGGGGAAAAGCTCGGCGGCGGTGCGGCTGAGCTGCGGTGGTCAGGAGCTCGGCGTGTACACCATCTCCGAGGATGCTGACGGTGAACGACAGCTGGTCGGTGACCAGATCACTCTCCAAGCCGGCCGCCACCCGATACTGGTTGAATACGCTGTGCCCAAATTGCGCGAGTCGTCGACGCAATCGGCCGCGGACCTCGAGCCTCTGAAACTTAACGGGATGGAGCTGCACCGGGAACGCGACCCGTCGCCCGACGCCTGGCCGCCCGCAGCCCGCGCGTTGTTGTTCGATCGACCCGCCGAGGGGGACTCGCCGCGCGGCGCGGTCGAACGCATCGTCAGGTCCGTGCTGCCCCGCTGCTGGCGCAGGGCCGTCAGCGAGGACGAGGTGCAGTCGTACGCCGGCTACGCGGTCGAGCGGATCGAAGGCGGCGCCACCTTCGAGCAGGCGGTCGCCACGATGGTGCAGGCCGCCCTGGTGAGCCCGAACTTTTTGTTCCGCGTCGACCTCGCGCCGCCCCAACCGGCCGGCCAGGAGGGAGAGCAGGAAACCGCCCAGGTGGACAGCGCATCGCTCGCCTCGCGGCTGTCGTACTTCCTCTGGCGGAGCACGCCGGACGACGAGCTGCTCGACGCCGCCGGGGCCGCGAAGCTCGACAGCGAGGCCGACCTGGTCTCGCAGATCAACCGCATGCTGGACGACCCGAGGTCGTCGCGGTTCATCGAGTCGTTCTTTGGCCAGTGGCTGGGGCTGCGCAAGCTCGAGTCGCTGCCGATCGACCGGAAGGTGTTCCGCAGCGTCGACAGCAAGCTGAAGGAGGACATGCAGACCGAGACCCTCATGCTCGCCGAGTCGATCGTCCGGGAAGACCAGAGCGTGCTGAAGCTGATCACCGCCAACTACACGTTTGTGAATCGCTCGCTCGCCAAGCTGTACGGCATCGAAGGGGTCCGCGGCGACTCGTTTCAGCGGGTGCCGCTGACGGGCCAGCCGCGTCGTGGGCTGCTGACGCACGCCAGCGTGCTGACGCTAACGAGCTACCCCAACCGGACCTCACCGCCGCGGCGGGGCGCGTGGGTGCTAGAAAACCTGCTGGGCGACGAGCCCCCAGCTCCGCCCGCCGACGTGCCCGATCTCGCCGAGACCCAGGCCAACAGCCCCGACCTGCCGCTCCGCGACCAGCTCGAGCTGCACCGCACCGACGCCACCTGCGCGTCGTGTCACCGGGTGATGGACGCCGTCGGCTTCGGCCTAGAGAACTACAACGCCATCGGGCAGTGGCGTGACAAGGACAAGGGCCAGCCGATCGACGCCGCCGGCGACCTGCCGACCGGCGAATCGTTCAGCAACGCCCTGGAGCTGATCAGCATCCTCGAGTCCCGCGACGAGGCCTTCGCCGAGTGCGTCACGCGAAAGATGCTGACCTTCGCGCTCGGCCGCGGGCTGGAGTACTACGACCGCATCGCGGTTGAGGGTATTGTGGAGTCGATCAAAGCAGACAACTACCAGTTCTCGCAACTGGTCCGCGAGGTGGTGCTGAGCCGCCCGTTCCGGCAGCGGCGGATCGAATCGCCCGCCGCCCCCGTCAACCGCAAGGAGCCGTCATGA
- the argC gene encoding N-acetyl-gamma-glutamyl-phosphate reductase: MARVAIIGASGYTGLELLRLFARHPGMEVTALVTRQTDAPYVADVHPSLRGAFDLRLEALSLAEIGERADYAFACLPHAASAALIAQLLDAGLKVVDLSADYRLTSREVYEQWYKVTHPDPDRIGKVAYGLPELYRSRIRESELVANPGCYPTSAILALAPLLKAGLVSAEGIIVDSKSGVSGAGRDPKPAFHFPECNESFAAYGVGTHRHMPEIDQVLTDAAGQGVEVLFTPHLVPMDRGILSTSYATLADGVDQNKLMDALRDFYRDEPFVQVIDGLPATKHVAGTNNCHITARVARGRAVVVSVIDNLIKGAAGAAVQNFNLMSGQDETLGLT, encoded by the coding sequence ATGGCGAGAGTCGCGATCATCGGCGCATCAGGGTACACGGGCCTCGAGCTGCTGCGGCTCTTTGCGCGGCACCCCGGCATGGAGGTCACCGCGCTGGTGACCCGCCAGACCGACGCGCCTTACGTGGCCGACGTGCACCCCTCGCTGCGGGGCGCGTTCGACCTACGGCTCGAGGCGCTCTCGCTGGCCGAAATCGGCGAGCGGGCCGACTACGCCTTCGCGTGCCTGCCGCACGCGGCCAGCGCCGCGTTGATCGCCCAGCTGCTCGACGCCGGGCTGAAGGTGGTCGACCTCAGCGCCGACTACCGGCTGACCAGCCGCGAGGTGTACGAGCAGTGGTACAAGGTCACCCACCCCGACCCAGACCGGATTGGCAAGGTCGCCTACGGCCTGCCCGAGCTGTACCGCTCGCGGATCCGCGAGTCGGAGCTGGTCGCCAATCCAGGCTGCTACCCAACGTCCGCCATCCTGGCGCTCGCGCCGCTGCTCAAGGCGGGGCTCGTCTCGGCCGAGGGTATCATCGTCGATAGCAAGTCGGGCGTCAGCGGCGCCGGGCGCGACCCGAAGCCGGCGTTCCACTTCCCGGAGTGCAACGAGAGCTTCGCCGCCTACGGCGTCGGGACCCACCGGCACATGCCGGAGATCGATCAGGTGCTGACCGACGCCGCGGGCCAGGGCGTCGAGGTGCTGTTCACGCCGCACCTGGTCCCGATGGACCGCGGCATCCTCAGCACCAGCTACGCCACGCTCGCCGATGGCGTCGATCAAAACAAGCTGATGGATGCGCTCCGCGACTTCTACCGCGACGAGCCGTTCGTGCAAGTTATAGACGGGCTGCCGGCCACCAAGCACGTGGCCGGCACCAACAACTGCCACATTACTGCCCGCGTCGCGCGTGGCAGGGCCGTGGTGGTGAGCGTGATCGACAACCTGATTAAGGGCGCGGCGGGGGCAGCCGTGCAGAACTTCAATCTCATGAGCGGGCAAGACGAGACGCTAGGTCTCACGTAG
- a CDS encoding PEP-CTERM sorting domain-containing protein (PEP-CTERM proteins occur, often in large numbers, in the proteomes of bacteria that also encode an exosortase, a predicted intramembrane cysteine proteinase. The presence of a PEP-CTERM domain at a protein's C-terminus predicts cleavage within the sorting domain, followed by covalent anchoring to some some component of the (usually Gram-negative) cell surface. Many PEP-CTERM proteins exhibit an unusual sequence composition that includes large numbers of potential glycosylation sites. Expression of one such protein has been shown restore the ability of a bacterium to form floc, a type of biofilm.), producing MKVQLFAVLSSLIIASSAAIAAPVYIDFGDSAQLTAGNVNNITPTVLSLPNSVDSAGVGTGIGISASGFFNGSNQNGTQAATGAAAEFDVQTTRDNLFGHTGAFGTNPLTPQGTVLLTGLDSSGATAYDLTFFGSRMNVGDNRETMYSVSGASNGVGLLNTSNNESEVAIVGGIVPDAAGEITILVEPGPANDNGSGFYYLGAIKVDVATVPEPGSLALLSAGGLLSLRRRR from the coding sequence ATGAAGGTGCAACTGTTTGCTGTTCTTTCGTCCCTCATCATCGCGTCGTCTGCTGCGATCGCCGCGCCGGTGTATATCGACTTCGGTGACTCGGCGCAGCTTACCGCGGGCAACGTCAACAACATCACCCCGACGGTCCTCAGCTTGCCGAACTCCGTCGACTCGGCCGGCGTCGGGACCGGCATCGGCATCTCTGCGTCGGGCTTCTTTAATGGTTCCAACCAGAACGGCACGCAGGCCGCTACCGGCGCCGCGGCCGAGTTCGATGTGCAGACCACCCGCGACAACCTGTTCGGACACACCGGCGCGTTCGGTACGAACCCGCTGACCCCGCAGGGCACGGTTCTCCTGACCGGTCTGGATAGCTCGGGCGCGACGGCGTACGACCTGACCTTCTTCGGTTCACGGATGAACGTCGGCGACAACCGCGAGACCATGTACAGCGTCTCCGGCGCTAGCAACGGAGTGGGGCTTCTCAACACCTCGAACAACGAGTCCGAGGTTGCGATCGTGGGCGGGATCGTCCCCGACGCTGCCGGCGAGATCACCATCCTCGTTGAGCCGGGCCCGGCCAACGACAACGGGTCCGGCTTCTACTACCTCGGCGCCATCAAGGTCGACGTCGCGACGGTGCCCGAGCCGGGCTCGCTGGCCCTGCTTTCCGCTGGTGGGCTCTTGTCGCTGCGTCGCCGTCGGTAG
- a CDS encoding flavoprotein produces MAMAHEILIGVTGGVAAYKTAAVVSRLVQDGLGVTVVMTRSAREFIGPATFCALTGRKVYCESFGADDMPLGPHIELARRADLMCVAPATADYLAKAAHGVADDLLSTLTLSLTGPLLLAPAMNTEMWAKPAVQRNVETLRGDGAGVIGPGSGWLSCRDQGAGRMSEPAEIVAAIQAALNDLPERNAERGRR; encoded by the coding sequence ATGGCGATGGCTCATGAGATCCTGATCGGCGTGACCGGCGGCGTTGCCGCGTACAAGACCGCGGCGGTCGTCAGCCGTCTGGTGCAGGACGGCCTGGGCGTCACGGTGGTGATGACCCGCTCCGCTCGCGAGTTCATCGGCCCGGCGACTTTTTGCGCGCTGACCGGCCGCAAGGTCTACTGCGAATCGTTCGGCGCCGACGACATGCCGCTCGGCCCGCACATCGAGCTGGCCCGCCGCGCGGACCTGATGTGTGTGGCGCCGGCCACGGCGGACTACCTCGCCAAGGCGGCCCACGGCGTCGCCGACGACCTGCTCTCAACGCTCACCCTCTCGCTGACGGGACCGCTGCTGCTCGCGCCCGCCATGAACACCGAGATGTGGGCCAAGCCGGCCGTGCAGCGCAACGTCGAGACCCTCCGCGGCGACGGCGCGGGCGTCATCGGCCCCGGTAGCGGCTGGCTGAGCTGCCGCGACCAGGGCGCCGGACGCATGTCCGAGCCCGCAGAGATCGTCGCCGCCATCCAGGCGGCCCTCAACGACCTACCGGAGCGGAACGCGGAGCGCGGGCGGCGCTAG